Proteins found in one Carcharodon carcharias isolate sCarCar2 chromosome 8, sCarCar2.pri, whole genome shotgun sequence genomic segment:
- the rpl7a gene encoding 60S ribosomal protein L7a gives MGGRHRGRGPGSPGPRQAFGFSVCFRAGRRGSENKGQRQLAFFVVSALFQPKGKKAKGKKVAPAPSVVRKHEVKKVVNPLFEKRPKNFGIGQDIQPKRDLTRFVKWPRYVRLQRQRAILYKRLKVPPAINQFTQALDRQTATQLFKLAHKYRPETKPEKKQRLLVRAQHKAAGKADAPTKRPAVLRAGVNTVTTLVKSKKAQLVIIAHDVDPIELVVFLPALCRKMGVPYCIVKGKARLGRLVHRKTATCLALAQINPEDKGAMAKLIEAVRTNYNERFDEIRRHWGGGILGPKSVARIAKLEKAKAKELATKLG, from the exons ATGGGAGGCCGGCACCGGGGGAGGGGCCCGGGATCCCCTGGGCCTCGCCAGGCCTTTGGCTTCTCGGTCTGTTTCCGAGCTGGGCGCCGGGGATCGGAGAATAAGGGCCAGCGACAACTTGCGTTT TTTGTGGTTTCTGCCTTGTTTCAGCCGAAGGGGAAAAAGGCCAAGGGGAAGAAGGTGGCCCCGGCTCCTTCTGTCGTAAGGAAGCATGAGGTGAAAAAGGTTGTGAACCCTCTGTTTGAGAAGAGACCCAAAAACTTTGGGATTG GTCAGGATATCCAGCCCAAGAGGGACCTGACGAGATTCGTAAAATGGCCGCGGTATGTCCGACTTCAGCGTCAGAGGGCCATCCTGTACAAGCGTCTGAAGGTGCCTCCAGCAATTAACCAGTTCACCCAGGCCTTGGACAGGCAGACTG CCACCCAGCTCTTCAAACTGGCCCATAAATATAGGCCTGAGACTAAACCGGAGAAGAAGCAGAGACTACTCGTCCGGGCCCAACACAAGGCAGCTGGGAAGGCCGATGCTCCAACAAAGAGACCAGCAGTTCTGCGAGCAG gtgtgaacactGTTACCACACTGGTGAAGAGTAAGAAAGCTCAGCTGGTGATTATCGCACATGATGTTGATCCCATTGAG CTGGTTGTGTTCCTGCCTGCTCTCTGCCGTAAGATGGGAGTTCCTTATTGCATCGTCAAAGGCAAAGCCAGACTCGGGCGACTGGTGCACAGAAAGACTGCCACCTGCCTTGCCCTGGCTCAGATCAACCC TGAGGATAAGGGTGCGATGGCCAAGTTGATTGAGGCTGTGCGGACAAACTACAACGAGCGGTTCGATGAG ATCCGTCGTCATTGGGGTGGTGGCATTCTGGGTCCCAAGTCCGTGGCTCGCATTGCAAAGCTGGAGAAGGCCAAGGCTAAGGAGCTGGCAACTAAACTGGGATAA